One segment of bacterium DNA contains the following:
- a CDS encoding SDR family NAD(P)-dependent oxidoreductase, producing MSRFALITGATKGIGAALVEAFIERQFEIIAVAKTQQRLDQLTRRFNSIHPFVCDVASVADVTKTFEAIRSVTHQIDVMINNAGIGYFEPITETSIEHWQQTIGINLTGAFLMTQRAIPLLRQSDRPHIFNIVSTAGKKGFPNCGAYSASKFGLLGFTEVLREEMRAFNIKVTAVIPGAVNTPFWEEQNSNFDTSKMLETQDVAKAVLFAYEQSLNNTIEEITLKPSIGDF from the coding sequence ATGAGCAGGTTTGCGTTAATCACGGGAGCAACGAAAGGGATTGGCGCAGCTTTAGTCGAGGCATTCATTGAACGGCAATTTGAAATTATTGCCGTAGCAAAGACCCAACAGCGTTTAGACCAACTGACCCGGCGTTTCAACTCGATTCATCCTTTTGTCTGTGATGTAGCATCCGTTGCGGATGTGACCAAAACTTTTGAAGCTATTCGATCGGTGACGCATCAGATTGACGTCATGATCAATAATGCCGGAATTGGCTATTTTGAACCGATTACCGAAACATCGATTGAACATTGGCAACAAACTATAGGTATCAATCTGACCGGAGCTTTTCTTATGACACAGCGAGCGATTCCTTTGCTGCGTCAAAGCGACCGGCCGCATATTTTTAATATTGTCTCGACGGCCGGTAAAAAAGGCTTTCCTAATTGTGGCGCTTACTCAGCTTCTAAATTCGGCCTTTTAGGATTTACTGAAGTTTTAAGAGAAGAAATGAGAGCATTCAACATCAAAGTGACGGCCGTAATTCCCGGCGCTGTTAATACGCCATTTTGGGAAGAACAAAACAGCAACTTCGATACCTCAAAGATGTTGGAAACGCAAGATGTCGCCAAAGCGGTTTTATTTGCTTATGAACAATCGCTGAATAATACAATTGAAGAAATTACTCTCAAACCTTCTATAGGTGATTTTTAA
- a CDS encoding geranylgeranylglycerol-phosphate geranylgeranyltransferase — MIKPYLQILRPLNVLIAFVSVIVAVAIAADDQMIPWEAAIEAALSAALICGAANAINDYYDLDIDRINKPSRPLVAGSITPANVRILWIVVSAAGIWIAGLINWQCLCIAIVSFVMLFFYSTHLKRTPIWGNFVVSLLTALAFIYGGVAIGKIEEIFFPAIFSFLFHFGREIIKDMEDMEGDALLGARTLPIAYGVQAAQIVTTITFIALIGFTLWAFLLQKYSGLYFSIVLIGIYPVIFFTIFSVWKNFSPKNLNRLSNLLKLDMLIGLVAIYLG, encoded by the coding sequence ATGATCAAACCGTATTTGCAAATTCTCCGTCCTCTCAATGTTCTTATTGCATTCGTTTCGGTCATTGTAGCGGTAGCAATTGCAGCCGATGACCAAATGATCCCATGGGAAGCGGCCATTGAAGCGGCCTTATCCGCCGCATTAATCTGCGGCGCAGCCAATGCCATTAACGATTATTACGACCTGGACATCGACCGAATTAATAAGCCGTCACGACCTCTTGTGGCTGGCTCCATTACTCCAGCCAATGTACGAATTTTATGGATTGTCGTTTCAGCAGCCGGAATTTGGATAGCGGGTTTGATCAACTGGCAATGTCTTTGCATCGCCATCGTGTCGTTCGTAATGTTATTTTTCTACAGTACACACCTAAAACGTACACCGATATGGGGAAATTTTGTTGTTAGCTTATTAACGGCGCTCGCTTTTATATACGGTGGCGTCGCAATCGGAAAAATTGAAGAAATTTTTTTTCCAGCTATTTTTTCATTCCTATTTCACTTCGGCAGAGAAATCATCAAAGACATGGAAGACATGGAAGGCGATGCATTGTTAGGTGCGCGAACATTACCGATTGCGTATGGAGTTCAAGCCGCTCAAATAGTAACAACGATTACCTTTATTGCTTTGATCGGTTTCACCCTTTGGGCGTTTTTGCTTCAAAAGTATTCCGGATTGTATTTTTCCATTGTATTGATTGGGATCTACCCTGTAATTTTCTTTACAATTTTTTCCGTATGGAAAAATTTTTCTCCGAAAAACTTGAATCGATTAAGCAATTTACTTAAACTGGACATGCTGATCGGCTTAGTGGCCATCTACTTGGGATAA
- the rplS gene encoding 50S ribosomal protein L19 has translation MNPVSAYTASQLRTDIPEFRPGDTVAVQVKVIEGDKERLQTFEGVVLQRRGSGIQASFTVRKISNGVGVERIFLLHSPRIAQISVVRKGRVRRAKLFYLRGRKGKGARVAEWVETPAEQPKADA, from the coding sequence ATGAATCCAGTGAGTGCATACACGGCGTCGCAATTACGTACCGATATTCCCGAATTTCGTCCCGGCGATACGGTTGCCGTGCAGGTAAAAGTCATCGAAGGCGATAAAGAACGCCTGCAAACTTTTGAGGGCGTAGTATTACAACGCCGCGGTAGCGGAATCCAGGCAAGCTTTACAGTTCGTAAAATTTCCAATGGTGTTGGCGTGGAGAGAATTTTTCTCCTCCACTCCCCTCGTATTGCACAAATCAGTGTTGTACGAAAAGGGCGTGTCCGCCGCGCCAAACTCTTCTATCTCAGAGGACGCAAAGGCAAAGGCGCGCGTGTAGCTGAATGGGTCGAAACTCCAGCCGAACAACCCAAAGCCGACGCATAA
- the trmD gene encoding tRNA (guanosine(37)-N1)-methyltransferase TrmD, which translates to MQIDIITAFPTMLDGPLSQSIIARAVKQGLVTITTHDLRRYTTDKHRTIDDTPYGGGGGMILKADPIFACIEDLLGLPEISSANHVRDFVGSDVRIIAPMPQGEVFTQKKAVELSLQTRLIFICGHYKGIDERVHDKLITDACSVGDYVLTGGELPAMVMIDAAIRLIPGALHDSISALTDSFQDELLDCPYYTRPDEYRGMKVPEALLSGNHAAITQWREEKKKEITRKVRPDLVYQTTKKK; encoded by the coding sequence CTGCAGATTGACATCATTACCGCCTTTCCGACGATGCTTGACGGCCCTTTGTCGCAAAGCATTATAGCGCGTGCGGTCAAACAAGGATTGGTAACGATTACAACGCATGATCTTCGCCGATATACGACGGATAAACATCGTACCATTGATGATACTCCTTACGGCGGCGGCGGCGGAATGATTCTCAAGGCCGATCCGATTTTTGCATGCATCGAAGATTTACTCGGCTTGCCCGAAATAAGCTCTGCGAACCATGTACGCGACTTTGTCGGATCGGATGTACGCATCATCGCGCCAATGCCTCAAGGCGAAGTTTTTACGCAAAAAAAAGCCGTCGAATTGTCATTGCAGACACGCCTGATCTTCATTTGTGGTCACTACAAAGGCATTGACGAACGCGTCCATGATAAACTGATTACCGACGCTTGTTCAGTCGGCGATTACGTGTTGACGGGCGGTGAATTGCCTGCAATGGTTATGATCGATGCTGCGATTAGGTTAATTCCAGGCGCATTGCATGACTCGATATCGGCTCTGACAGATTCGTTTCAGGATGAATTGCTTGATTGTCCTTATTACACACGCCCGGACGAGTATCGAGGCATGAAAGTTCCTGAGGCATTATTGTCCGGTAATCATGCAGCGATCACACAATGGCGCGAAGAAAAGAAAAAAGAAATTACCCGGAAAGTCAGACCGGATTTGGTATATCAAACAACGAAAAAAAAATAA
- the rimM gene encoding ribosome maturation factor RimM (Essential for efficient processing of 16S rRNA) translates to MTSQNKTRISIAKILRSHGIKGELKIIPANSYILTLEKETEVYVHNRFDQFHIMHIESIRKIPQGGIIKLQEITNRTDAEKYAQGYVTIDRSELDELPADEFYIADLIGFKVVNENSDSVGIVSDIVKMPAHEVYEINCNGTKKLVPAVEEFIKKIDTKKKTVTIKVIPGLLD, encoded by the coding sequence TTGACTTCGCAAAATAAAACAAGAATTTCCATCGCAAAAATTTTGCGGAGCCACGGTATCAAAGGCGAACTGAAAATTATTCCAGCCAATTCTTATATTTTGACGCTGGAAAAAGAAACTGAAGTGTACGTGCACAATCGTTTTGATCAGTTTCATATTATGCATATTGAATCGATTCGTAAAATTCCGCAAGGCGGTATTATAAAACTGCAGGAAATTACCAATCGCACCGATGCTGAAAAATATGCACAAGGATATGTTACTATTGATCGAAGCGAATTGGATGAGTTGCCGGCGGATGAATTTTATATTGCCGATTTGATTGGTTTTAAAGTGGTTAATGAAAACAGTGATTCCGTTGGAATAGTGAGTGATATCGTGAAGATGCCGGCACATGAAGTATATGAAATTAATTGTAACGGCACGAAAAAGCTGGTTCCGGCTGTTGAAGAATTTATAAAAAAAATCGATACGAAAAAAAAGACCGTGACGATCAAAGTGATCCCCGGTTTGTTAGATTAA
- a CDS encoding KH domain-containing protein, producing the protein MQNFIEFIVKHLVDKPEEVVVTEVDGERVTVFELKVGQGDLGKVIGKRGQNAKALRTLLAAASARAGKRAVLEILE; encoded by the coding sequence ATGCAGAACTTTATCGAATTCATCGTGAAGCATCTGGTGGATAAGCCGGAAGAAGTCGTAGTCACAGAAGTAGACGGCGAACGCGTAACGGTATTCGAACTCAAAGTCGGTCAAGGCGATCTGGGTAAAGTGATCGGCAAACGCGGTCAAAACGCCAAAGCGCTCCGTACTCTGCTGGCCGCCGCTTCCGCCCGTGCCGGTAAACGTGCCGTGCTGGAGATTTTGGAATAA
- the rpsP gene encoding 30S ribosomal protein S16, with amino-acid sequence MLKLRMQRAGKTHRPFYKIVAAHSTKPRNGAFVEKIGTYNSIVTPPQLNVDEAKAIKWLQRGAQPSDTVKSLFRKVGILHKWRLTAKGLTTEQIQAEMEKWQANQVKKAAEKRIKKTKAVKKKTQPQQEGSTAAASE; translated from the coding sequence TTGTTAAAGCTCAGAATGCAACGAGCCGGAAAGACGCACAGACCGTTTTATAAAATCGTCGCTGCGCACTCGACCAAACCCCGTAACGGCGCATTTGTCGAAAAAATTGGTACTTATAATTCGATTGTCACGCCGCCTCAATTGAACGTCGATGAAGCCAAAGCGATCAAATGGCTACAGCGCGGCGCACAGCCGTCGGATACCGTTAAAAGCTTATTTCGTAAAGTTGGTATTTTACATAAATGGCGTTTGACCGCAAAAGGTTTGACTACTGAACAAATTCAAGCCGAAATGGAAAAATGGCAAGCCAATCAGGTCAAAAAAGCCGCAGAAAAACGTATTAAAAAAACCAAGGCGGTAAAGAAAAAAACCCAGCCTCAGCAGGAAGGCAGCACAGCAGCAGCCAGCGAATAA
- the ffh gene encoding signal recognition particle protein translates to MFTELSGKLENVFRKLGGRSTINEKNIQDALRDVRVALLEADVNYKVVKEFIDKATTLALGQEVLQSVSPAQQLVKIIHDELVATLGGENAPIQFSGLPSVVMIVGLQGSGKTTLSGKLANYLRKKGRDPMLVAADVYRPAAADQLRVLGQSLDILTYTSQEAGSNDPVKICTDAIAYAREHSKDTIILDTAGRLHIDDALMQELERIKTQTSPSEILFVADGMTGQDAVNTAKEFSARIDFNGVVLTKLDGDARGGAALSIRSITGKPIKFIGTGEKMDAIEEFHPERMASRILGMGDIVTLVEKAQETIDLEKAKELEEKFRKNEFSLEDFADQLKQIKKLGSLESILGMIPGLGNKMKNLNIDDKVMIHMTAIISSMTKMERSKPQILDGKRRMRIARGSGTSVQEVNRLLKQFDDMKKMMKKMGKMNPNDLMKMMPFGKM, encoded by the coding sequence ATGTTCACTGAATTATCCGGCAAACTCGAAAATGTATTCCGCAAACTTGGCGGGCGTAGCACCATCAATGAAAAAAATATTCAGGATGCGCTCCGTGACGTACGCGTTGCTTTACTCGAGGCGGATGTTAATTACAAAGTCGTCAAAGAATTTATTGATAAAGCCACGACGCTCGCACTTGGTCAGGAAGTGTTGCAGAGCGTCAGCCCGGCTCAACAATTAGTCAAAATTATTCATGATGAATTAGTGGCCACGCTGGGTGGTGAAAACGCACCGATTCAGTTTTCAGGCCTGCCGTCGGTTGTTATGATCGTCGGTTTGCAAGGTTCAGGTAAAACAACCTTGAGCGGCAAACTGGCCAACTATCTGCGCAAAAAAGGCCGCGATCCGATGTTGGTTGCTGCTGACGTCTACCGCCCTGCCGCCGCGGATCAATTACGTGTGCTCGGACAGTCGCTTGATATCCTGACGTATACGTCACAGGAAGCCGGCAGTAACGATCCAGTAAAAATCTGCACCGATGCGATTGCTTATGCTCGCGAACATAGTAAAGATACGATCATTCTCGACACGGCTGGACGCTTGCACATCGATGACGCATTGATGCAGGAACTCGAACGGATCAAAACACAAACGTCACCATCTGAAATTTTATTCGTCGCCGACGGCATGACTGGTCAGGACGCGGTGAATACGGCTAAAGAATTTTCTGCTCGCATAGATTTTAACGGTGTTGTTCTTACCAAACTCGACGGCGATGCCCGCGGCGGTGCAGCACTTTCGATCCGGAGTATTACCGGCAAACCGATCAAATTCATCGGCACCGGCGAAAAAATGGATGCCATCGAGGAATTCCATCCCGAACGTATGGCTTCGCGCATTCTCGGTATGGGCGATATCGTAACGCTTGTCGAAAAAGCACAAGAAACCATTGACCTTGAAAAAGCGAAAGAACTCGAAGAAAAATTCCGAAAAAATGAATTCTCGCTTGAAGATTTTGCCGATCAATTGAAGCAGATCAAAAAGCTCGGTTCTCTCGAAAGTATTCTCGGTATGATTCCCGGTCTCGGTAACAAAATGAAAAATCTGAATATTGACGATAAAGTCATGATACATATGACTGCCATTATTTCTTCGATGACCAAAATGGAGCGCTCTAAACCTCAGATTTTAGATGGTAAAAGACGCATGCGTATCGCCCGGGGAAGCGGAACCTCTGTTCAGGAAGTTAACCGGCTTCTTAAACAATTCGATGATATGAAAAAAATGATGAAAAAAATGGGCAAAATGAATCCCAACGACCTGATGAAAATGATGCCATTCGGAAAGATGTGA